One segment of Anopheles stephensi strain Indian chromosome 3, UCI_ANSTEP_V1.0, whole genome shotgun sequence DNA contains the following:
- the LOC118512797 gene encoding mucin-17-like, translating into MHSSTMMPKASCKNPKNLFCFVCGLYILSHHKRSIMTRPLLEAYESYFKVRTSRENYLQGPPSVCNVCNNALLRWKNGMCPKPELPFAIPMLWSQPTDHATDCYFCLTRTAPAGGKRNALNPAAPVEYPILRSAIRPKLFATRTTLVPQSVAPVQRRISAPPSGNNEQHSSVSAANIRTYPGQAVKPNEPPSPVVNGVLQPVGVRILPTQKITIPGAVAAAKCPPTTVGTLKRKIEPDPGTFPMTYGMTKVRLRNSEPTIVLEKCKKLLPSNSSAIIRRPMTPNSVNAPRILNVFSLNKDAANCASELPAVRLPDTKPPPTPPLVTPPMPPEAFVKIEIEDDEDEDVAEGTDTPPDESTMQLDPATGVLRKVRPKIEPKEPETTAAPKPSGVKLEAQDSTPQLVVRGKLGFINVKDMATPTGTGNNTIKIKVSSFPDAAASSAPKAVPAATAVLKEEVAASPKKKVPPTAPSRYCFINMKDMPSVSANSVERTVKITPSLVTGQQQSTDSAVATAGASTEESSSSSSSSKSPPTDQDDGPHRITQSELILLLRELELPKEKSAVLIDRLKRWNLLAIEMVGTNRNRSIEPPQQTPVSTAAAAPATSTPPSSTPSSSSPAASSLPVTTVTTSMKEIQMRNTRSVHRQSTGPPIITTSSSTSSGRTNTTTSKPAATGQNGGAPAKPTAAIGKVVAAAAVKSEKSVPPRRQAAGAAAATTTTTTTTAGTEAKVPQRGTITTRSATGAIVKQNVASPRVK; encoded by the exons ATGCACAGCTCAACCATGATGCCGAAGGCGTCCTgtaaaaaccccaaaaatctGTTCTGCTTCGTGTGCGGTCTGTATATACTGTCGCACCACAAGCGATCGATCATGACGCGTCCGCTGCTGGAAGCGTACGAATCCTATTTTAAGGTGCGCACCAGTAGAGAGAATTACCTGCAGGGACCACCGTCCGTCTGCAACGTGTGCAACAATGCGCTGCTGCGGTGGAAGAACGGCATGTGCCCGAAGCCGGAGCTACCGTTCGCGATCCCGATGCTGTGGAGCCAACCGACCGATCATGCCACCGATTGTTACTTCTGCTTGACACGCACCGCACCGGCAGGCGGGAAGAGGAACGCACTCAACCCGGCAGCCCCAGTCGAGTATCCCATACTGCGATCCGCCATACGGCCGAAGCTGTTTGCAACGCGCACCACCCTTGTCCCGCAAAGTGTGGCGCCGGTGCAGCGCCGGATCAGTGCACCACCGTCGGGGAATAACGAACAGCATAGCAGTGTATCGGCCGCTAACATTCGCACCTATCCCGGCCAGGCCGTGAAGCCGAACGAGCCACCGTCGCCGGTCGTGAATGGAGTGCTGCAACCGGTAGGGGTGCGCATTCTACCGACACAGAAAATTACGATTCCCGGTGCTGTTGCGGCCGCGAAGTGTCCGCCGACCACCGTCGGCACGTTGAAGCGTAAGATCGAACCGGATCCCGGTACGTTCCCCATGACGTACGGCATGACGAAGGTTCGGCTGCGCAACTCCGAACCAACGATTGTGCTGGAAAAGTGCAAAAAGCTGCTGCCCTCGAATTCGTCCGCAATTATACGCCGCCCGATGACACCGAACAGCGTGAATGCGCCGCGCATATTGAACGTGTTCTCGCTCAACAAGGATGCGGCCAACTGTG CTTCCGAATTGCCCGCTGTCCGTCTACCAgacacaaaaccaccaccgaccCCGCCACTCGTGACGCCTCCCATGCCACCGGAAGCATTCGTTAAGATCGAAATTGAAGACGACGAGGATGAGGATGTTGCGGAGGGAACGGATACGCCACCGGACGAATCCACCATGCAGCTCGATCCTGCCACGGGTGTGCTGCGCAAAGTgagaccaaaaatcgaaccgaAAGAACCGGAAACAACCGCCGCACCGAAGCCGAGTGGCGTAAAGCTTGAGGCGCAGGACAGCACACCGCAGCTGGTCGTCCGTGGAAAGCTGGGCTTCATCAATGTGAAAGATATGGCAACGCCGACCGGCACCGGTAATAATACGATCAAAATCAAAGTGTCCTCCTTCCCGGATGCAGCGGCTTCCTCCGCGCCGAAAGCGGTGCCCGCCGCTACTGCCGTCCTAAAGGAGGAGGTGGCCGCctcgccgaaaaaaaaagtgccacCAACCGCACCGTCGAGGTATTGCTTCATCAACATGAAAGATATGCCCTCCGTTTCGGCAAACAGTGTTGAGCGGACGGTCAAAATTACGCCATCCCTCGTCACCGGCCAGCAACAGTCGACCGATAGTGCGGTTGCTACGGCAGGCGCTAGTACCgaggaaagcagcagcagcagcagcagcagcaaatctcCACCGACCGACCAGGACGATGGCCCGCATCGTATCACACAGTCGGAGCTGATACTGCTGCTGCGGGAGCTTGAGCTGCCGAAGGAAAAGTCGGCCGTTTTGATCGATCGTCTCAAACGATGGAATCTGCTTGCGATCGAGATGGTGGGCACGAATcggaaccgatcgatcgaaccgCCACAACAAACTCCCGTCTCAACGGCGGCGGCCGCGCCAGCAACATCAACCCCACCATCATCCACcccttcatcatcatcaccagcagcgaGTTCGTTACCGGTCACAACGGTCACAACCAGCATGAAGGAGATTCAGATGCGCAACACCCGATCGGTCCACAGACAGTCCACCGGTCCTCcgatcatcaccaccagcagcagcactagcagcggtcgcaccaacaccaccaccagcaaaccgGCGGCCACCGGTCAAAATGGTGGTGCGCCAGCAAAACCGACCGCTGCAATCGGTAAggttgtggctgctgctgcagtaaAGAGTGAGAAAAGTGTACCACCACGTCGTCAGGccgccggtgctgctgctgctactactactaccaccaccactactgccGGCACGGAAGCGAAGGTCCCGCAGCGTGGCACCATCACGACACGCAGCGCAACCGGTGCAATCGTCAAGCAGAACGTTGCCAGCCCGAGGGTAAAGTAA
- the LOC118512799 gene encoding alpha/beta-gliadin MM1-like isoform X2 — MCFPVSSSVCLLPILSLTLVWFCQGAPVLGPGIEVLPAAFSSGDEPSYVVVNDNEKPLPVRTVLLRSQQEETTTQRTLAPAVYQQPVQPQPQPVQVQYQQPQPQPQPQPRVIQYQQPQVQYQQPQVQYQQPRPVQYQQQQPAYVPATPYYQPQPVQYSQPSSIAYSPYSNQPVRGANPRPESQSSSTGFLGSLARLFGIDSGASSRSSSSSSTLGLLGSALGLG, encoded by the exons ATGTGTTTCCCCGTGAGCAGTAGCGTCTGCCTTTTGCCGATCCTTTCCTTGACTCTCGTGTGGTTCTGCCAAGGTGCTCCTGTGCTTGGACCGGGTATAGAAGTTCTTCCGGCAG CATTCTCGAGCGGAGATGAACCAAGTTATGTGGTGGTGAATGATAATGAAA AACCACTACCGGTACGAACGGTATTATTAAGGTCACAACAGGAGGAGACCACAACCCAGCGAACCTTGGCACCGGCTGTGTATCAGCAGCCGGTCCAACCCCAACCTCAGCCGGTCCAAGTTCAGTACCAGCAACCGCAGCCTCAGCCCCAACCCCAGCCCCGAGTGATTCAGTACCAACAACCCCAGGTCCAGTACCAACAACCCCAGGTCCAGTATCAACAACCGCGACCAGTTCAgtaccagcaacagcagccagcGTATGTACCGGCGACACCGTACTATCAGCCGCAACCTGTCCAGTATTCACAGCCATCATCAATTGCGTACTCACCCTACAGCAatcagccggtccgcggcGCTAATCCACGACCCGAGTCGCAATCTTCCTCTACCG GTTTCCTCGGTTCGCTTGCACGACTGTTCGGTATCGACAGTGGAGCAAGCTCACGAAGCTCTTCGTCCTCCAGTACGTTGGGACTTTTGGGCAGTGCCCTGGG ATTGGGATAG
- the LOC118512799 gene encoding altered inheritance of mitochondria protein 3-like isoform X3, with amino-acid sequence MCFPVSSSVCLLPILSLTLVWFCQGAPVLGPGIEVLPAAFSSGDEPSYVVVNDNERTSSEPLPVRTVLLRSQQEETTTQRTLAPAVYQQPVQPQPQPVQVQYQQPQPQPQPQPRVIQYQQPQVQYQQPQVQYQQPRPVQYQQQQPANQPVRGANPRPESQSSSTGFLGSLARLFGIDSGASSRSSSSSSTLGLLGSALGLG; translated from the exons ATGTGTTTCCCCGTGAGCAGTAGCGTCTGCCTTTTGCCGATCCTTTCCTTGACTCTCGTGTGGTTCTGCCAAGGTGCTCCTGTGCTTGGACCGGGTATAGAAGTTCTTCCGGCAG CATTCTCGAGCGGAGATGAACCAAGTTATGTGGTGGTGAATGATAATGAAA GAACGTCTTCAGAACCACTACCGGTACGAACGGTATTATTAAGGTCACAACAGGAGGAGACCACAACCCAGCGAACCTTGGCACCGGCTGTGTATCAGCAGCCGGTCCAACCCCAACCTCAGCCGGTCCAAGTTCAGTACCAGCAACCGCAGCCTCAGCCCCAACCCCAGCCCCGAGTGATTCAGTACCAACAACCCCAGGTCCAGTACCAACAACCCCAGGTCCAGTATCAACAACCGCGACCAGTTCAgtaccagcaacagcagccagc CAatcagccggtccgcggcGCTAATCCACGACCCGAGTCGCAATCTTCCTCTACCG GTTTCCTCGGTTCGCTTGCACGACTGTTCGGTATCGACAGTGGAGCAAGCTCACGAAGCTCTTCGTCCTCCAGTACGTTGGGACTTTTGGGCAGTGCCCTGGG ATTGGGATAG
- the LOC118512799 gene encoding altered inheritance of mitochondria protein 3-like isoform X1, producing the protein MCFPVSSSVCLLPILSLTLVWFCQGAPVLGPGIEVLPAAFSSGDEPSYVVVNDNERTSSEPLPVRTVLLRSQQEETTTQRTLAPAVYQQPVQPQPQPVQVQYQQPQPQPQPQPRVIQYQQPQVQYQQPQVQYQQPRPVQYQQQQPAYVPATPYYQPQPVQYSQPSSIAYSPYSNQPVRGANPRPESQSSSTGFLGSLARLFGIDSGASSRSSSSSSTLGLLGSALGLG; encoded by the exons ATGTGTTTCCCCGTGAGCAGTAGCGTCTGCCTTTTGCCGATCCTTTCCTTGACTCTCGTGTGGTTCTGCCAAGGTGCTCCTGTGCTTGGACCGGGTATAGAAGTTCTTCCGGCAG CATTCTCGAGCGGAGATGAACCAAGTTATGTGGTGGTGAATGATAATGAAA GAACGTCTTCAGAACCACTACCGGTACGAACGGTATTATTAAGGTCACAACAGGAGGAGACCACAACCCAGCGAACCTTGGCACCGGCTGTGTATCAGCAGCCGGTCCAACCCCAACCTCAGCCGGTCCAAGTTCAGTACCAGCAACCGCAGCCTCAGCCCCAACCCCAGCCCCGAGTGATTCAGTACCAACAACCCCAGGTCCAGTACCAACAACCCCAGGTCCAGTATCAACAACCGCGACCAGTTCAgtaccagcaacagcagccagcGTATGTACCGGCGACACCGTACTATCAGCCGCAACCTGTCCAGTATTCACAGCCATCATCAATTGCGTACTCACCCTACAGCAatcagccggtccgcggcGCTAATCCACGACCCGAGTCGCAATCTTCCTCTACCG GTTTCCTCGGTTCGCTTGCACGACTGTTCGGTATCGACAGTGGAGCAAGCTCACGAAGCTCTTCGTCCTCCAGTACGTTGGGACTTTTGGGCAGTGCCCTGGG ATTGGGATAG